In one Rhopalosiphum padi isolate XX-2018 chromosome 3, ASM2088224v1, whole genome shotgun sequence genomic region, the following are encoded:
- the LOC132927318 gene encoding ATP synthase mitochondrial F1 complex assembly factor 2 isoform X1: MFQIVHCLKYIARNQIQTKFKLHNFTKISSLSHRSYAINKFYKTTSIIENSDSYGVLLDNSKLKTPLGKELVINNKALALAVAEEWDMQQEHIKTDPMHLTKLCFLAVDNPSDLSEHEVVQQILSYLETDTVFFISDTDNELEKLLMEKWMPLIQKFNGYFETNLKPSKGISVECLDAHTKALVEKYFLSLGFPALHGVLHAVETLKSLVLTTCCLHQDISVKDAVLLSKMEEEYQCMKWGRVDWIKDYMDNDSVIRLSAAMLFIYYTLNPKYKPLAKQDNYTQTQQSLKQ; encoded by the exons atgttCCAAATCGtacattgtttaaaatacatagcAAGAAACCAAATCCAGACAAAATTTAAACTACATAATTTCACAAAAATTTCTTCACTTTCACACAGGTCTTATGCTATCA ataaattttataaaactacttctattattgaaaatagtGATTCATATGGAGTATTACTTGACAATAGCAAATTAAAAACACCATTAGGTAAAGaacttgtaataaataataaagcttTGGCTCTTGCTGTTGCCGAAGAATGGGATATGCAGCAAGAACATATAAAAACAGATCCTATGCACTTg acaAAGTTATGTTTTTTGGCAGTTGACAATCCTAGTGATCTTTCAGAACATGAAGTGGTACAACAAATATTGTCATACCTAGAAACTGACACAGTCTTCTTTATTTCTGAT acTGATAACGAgctagaaaaattattaatggaaaAATGGATGCCACTAATTCAGAAGTTTAATGGATATTTTGAAACCAATTTAAAACCATCCAAAGGTATTTCTGTTGAATGTCTTGATGCGCATACTAAGGcattagttgaaaaatattttttatcgctCGGATTCCCTGCTCTTCATG GTGTTTTACATGCTGTTGAAACTTTAAAATCATTAGTACTTACTACATGTTGcttacatcaagatatttctGTAAAGGATGCTGTTCTATTATCTAAGATGGAAGAAGAATATCAG TGTATGAAATGGGGACGCGTGGATTGGATTAAAGATTATATGGACAACGACTCAGTAATCAGATTATCAGCtgctatgttatttatttattatacactcaATCCTAAATACAAACCATTAGCTAAGCAGGATAATTATACTCAAACACAGCAGTCtttaaaacaataa
- the LOC132927318 gene encoding ATP synthase mitochondrial F1 complex assembly factor 2 isoform X2 gives MFQIVHCLKYIARNQIQTKFKLHNFTKISSLSHRSYAINKFYKTTSIIENSDSYGVLLDNSKLKTPLGKELVINNKALALAVAEEWDMQQEHIKTDPMHLTKLCFLAVDNPSDLSEHEVVQQILSYLETDTVFFISDTDNELEKLLMEKWMPLIQKFNGYFETNLKPSKGISVECLDAHTKALVEKYFLSLGFPALHGVLHAVETLKSLVLTTCCLHQDISVKDAVLLSKMEEEYQLCVLKL, from the exons atgttCCAAATCGtacattgtttaaaatacatagcAAGAAACCAAATCCAGACAAAATTTAAACTACATAATTTCACAAAAATTTCTTCACTTTCACACAGGTCTTATGCTATCA ataaattttataaaactacttctattattgaaaatagtGATTCATATGGAGTATTACTTGACAATAGCAAATTAAAAACACCATTAGGTAAAGaacttgtaataaataataaagcttTGGCTCTTGCTGTTGCCGAAGAATGGGATATGCAGCAAGAACATATAAAAACAGATCCTATGCACTTg acaAAGTTATGTTTTTTGGCAGTTGACAATCCTAGTGATCTTTCAGAACATGAAGTGGTACAACAAATATTGTCATACCTAGAAACTGACACAGTCTTCTTTATTTCTGAT acTGATAACGAgctagaaaaattattaatggaaaAATGGATGCCACTAATTCAGAAGTTTAATGGATATTTTGAAACCAATTTAAAACCATCCAAAGGTATTTCTGTTGAATGTCTTGATGCGCATACTAAGGcattagttgaaaaatattttttatcgctCGGATTCCCTGCTCTTCATG GTGTTTTACATGCTGTTGAAACTTTAAAATCATTAGTACTTACTACATGTTGcttacatcaagatatttctGTAAAGGATGCTGTTCTATTATCTAAGATGGAAGAAGAATATCAG ttATGTGTGTTAAAATTATAG